A genomic region of Plasmodium cynomolgi strain B DNA, chromosome 5, whole genome shotgun sequence contains the following coding sequences:
- a CDS encoding hypothetical protein (putative) yields the protein MDAPNNRSSMRYKNIEKNKSDTLKLKKKNCVFITCFIFYTFFLSTVNSFYKYLHLRTSRFILTYSNILYLVSFFSLNNQVELLIGLQNGILPVDNFLREVKKKLRSIDFFLVHHVVRCVYQFWKFVIRRRIRVKTFCKLGVFLSIANFLIQKNIQNDFVRITFSSFFFVSLFILHMCFKIGMRDFMVFQWYSTKGGKKNEHNSLYKEKKKPDLLMNELGFLLIFLCLSDSHHLRHSNTLVICALRLVAFKILFGSAVHKLVYNSPQWMHLEACQNLFFCQPAPSILSHIANCTFNKKIICSLVLTSELLLSWLIFCSSILRLIFFTLFVAIHITCYIICNYIFFSYLCLILFLSSLDDSILNYFSHSREIPALHENGAPINTVTFLLVGFVNLVILLFYALIVLINLVPFVEQWKIDDLKCFHLCYYLFYELCPLNICNSYAMLTYTRTSTSTNTHREEIIIEELHKIGKRYQWKSFNFCYKAGDLNEIGPILWWGHVPRLEWKFYFFADQIRNEKYERDRANKWDECLTYSG from the exons ATGGATGCTCCTAACAATCGCAGTAGCATGAGATACAAGAacatcgaaaaaaataaatcggaCACGTTGAagctaaagaaaaaaaactgcgtCTTTATAAcctgctttattttttacaccttttttttatccaccgTAAATAGTTTTTATAAGTATTTGCACCTAAGAACGTCACGCTTCATTTTGACTTACTCGAATATCTTGTACTTGGTATCTTTTTTCTCGTTAAACAACCAG GTCGAATTGCTGATAGGACTGCAGAATGGCATTCTCCCTGTAGACAATTTTCTCAGGGAGGTTAAGAAAAAACTTCGAAGCATTGACTTTTTCCTCGTGCACCATGTGGTCCGCTGTGTGTACCAGTTTTGGAAGTTCGTGATCAGGCGGCGGATAAGG GTGAAGACATTTTGCAAACTCGGGGTGTTCCTATCGATTGCcaactttttaattcaaaaaaatatccaaaaCGACTTCGTCAGGAtaaccttttcttcttttttttttgtgtccctGTTCATTCTTCACATGTGCTTCAAAATCGGGATGCGGGATTTTATGGTTTTCCAATGGTACTCcacaaagggaggaaaaaaaaacgaacacaaCAGCCTATAtaaagagaagaagaagcc CGATTTACTCATGAACGAATTGGGGTTTCTCCTAATATTTCTATGCCTGTCCGATAGTCACCATTTGAGGCACTCCAACACGCTGGTGATATGTGCCCTGCGACTAGTCgcgtttaaaattttgttcggCTCAGCCGTGCACAAGCTTG TTTACAACAGCCCCCAGTGGATGCACCTGGAGGCCTgccaaaatttatttttctgtcaACCAGCCCCCTCGATACTTTCGC ATATCGCCAATTGCACATTTAACAAAAAGATAATTTGCTCCCTGGTCTTAACATCGGAG ctTTTACTCTCCTGGCTCATATTCTGTTCCTCAATTTTAaggctaattttttttactctcttTGTGG cTATTCACATAACCTGCTATATCATCtgcaattatatttttttttcgtacttgtgtctaattttatttttgtcctcCCTTGACGATTcgattttaaattatttttcccattcgaGGGAGATCCCCGCCCTGCACGAA AACGGCGCGCCCATCAACACCGTGACCTTTTTGCTCGTCGGTTTCGTCAACCTCGTCATTCTTCTCTTCTACGCC ctaaTCGTCCTTATAAACCTCGTCCCCTTCGTCGA ACAATGGAAAATTGACGATTTAAAGTGCTTTCACCTTTGCTactaccttttttatgaactcTGTCCTCTAAATATTTGCAATTCGTATG CCATGCTAACATACACACGCACAAGCACAAGcacaaacacacacagaGAAGAAATAATCATAGAGGAACTGCACAAGATTGGGAAGAGATACCAATGGAAGTCCttcaatttttgttataaGGCAG gCGACTTAAATGAGATAGGTCCCATCCTGTGGTGGGGACACGTGCCCAGACTGGAGTggaagttttattttttcgctgACCAGATCAGAAATGAGAAATATGAAAGGGACAG GGCGAACAAATGGGACGAGTGCCTTACCTACTCAGGTTGA